One window of the Vigna radiata var. radiata cultivar VC1973A chromosome 1, Vradiata_ver6, whole genome shotgun sequence genome contains the following:
- the LOC106768848 gene encoding uncharacterized protein LOC106768848, translated as MDTEEFSFPRISDTCSHNIDSPPLWNLSPAASPNPYHGNTRRENDCFGAAKLVAEVHRKSFSCVENRRKRNGFEDEEEEEEEEEKMDLLWEDFNEELYSTTTTTGSATSSSREVVEFRSAHELTLAKTTQNSLLHPTKNKPAMVVIVKIFKKLFSIHNSHGRSRKAVR; from the coding sequence ATGGATACAGAGGAATTCAGTTTCCCTAGAATCAGTGATACTTGTTCACACAACATTGATTCTCCTCCTCTGTGGAATCTGTCACCAGCAGCTTCTCCGAATCCCTACCATGGAAACACAAGAAGAGAGAATGATTGCTTTGGAGCAGCAAAACTAGTGGCTGAGGTTCACAGGAAGAGCTTTTCTTGTGTGGAGaatagaaggaaaagaaatggaTTTGAagatgaggaagaggaagaagaagaagaggagaaaatggACTTGTTGTGGGAGGATTTCAATGAGGAATTGTActccacaacaacaacaacaggcTCTGCTACCTCTTCTTCAAGGGAAGTTGTTGAATTTAGAAGTGCTCATGAATTAACTCTTGCAAAAACCACTCAaaattctcttcttcatcccaCCAAGAATAAACCAGCCATGGTGGTCATTGTGAAGATCTTCAAGAAACTTTTCTCCATTCATAATTCTCATGGCAGATCAAGAAAAGCAGTGAGATAG